The following coding sequences lie in one Corticium candelabrum chromosome 10, ooCorCand1.1, whole genome shotgun sequence genomic window:
- the LOC134185227 gene encoding uncharacterized protein LOC134185227, which yields MALPHVEARQLEMFLPKVNEHNRLELDLLDAHLFAFPEEICETSGLEVLKLCTDHIHSIPEGIAKLRKLEELYLHTSDYHNSRTSYFSWRLAAIGVQEVPTVVSLLPCLKVLSVCGNRRNPLLFDELMSCQLPSTLVEVEMVACGLAQATLSMICNNVKLCKFGSWDEVKIEEVDISGTSVTHLPKEFVFSSKLKKLSVYGCPLVFPPIEVCNQGIRVIREYFRELDKVGGVRRARIKILVMGTTMAGKTSFVEALESGKPFLAEADKRTIGVVEKVMKLDDKIECKLLDSGGHRAYMLTNQLFISDNSLVLIVVDSNQYKFTQQCFRQNIADFLQVVYDRNSRAHIAIVVSKVDLMVDTSREEMSRKWSEHLHTRLRQFLKIRQAEIDRMKRIIATGGSPKNKYVSERLHFFDFQRITVEENVLLTSAATHEGVVSVKVHLRELCGNERLMPSLHTELPSSWVTVEDKLITRQADTSVPILDVSYAMRLCVEHGLTEESCRELLNYLNQVGSILYYSHDPTLAEILFPVPPFVVTLLKAVFRHDHESLEYDDRFIGVDVGLQKFEEMKSDLVFNGIARISMLLALWSEFDLTADRHVDVFIKLFLALDFGYLTGSSDDVVQELAHALGRRQITLAPPSSTNPTSDSSGHTIEQNRHQEQTDSCQVISKLKQHDGGLLLPWLLNDEKPEDVSDLWPLDIPHGVIQVAVEYSFAYERPLGLFERLSARCHRHSNFIRHWSSGLLMCYGAVTLLINCSKNTSRGSICLSGRVVKSHHSVGRLWHVLLRCVSDMEDLLRSVPGVLPDRFIYSGSSSTSTKSPLNRCIYLIPDETWGPFAVDTVAGRWSAEMVKHEQAIKEVCPSVKNGIPLSQVLSSTHATPVNQTDLDKIAVDIGETWRDLKSIIFGSDQSTLSKLQQNISDSSFDQPPAFRILSEWLELRGNQLMVCELYDALLVARIPSEPQKHLSYLMLPDAATEKTTPPGDSDRVTPLIKEIVAESVGHCWHELGIYLGVSEGVLRECDQPIYMLKAKSRKVLSAWTDQNQHATVQQLLVACDKAGVGGIVRREIESKLGTN from the exons ATGGCGTTGCCACACGTTGAGGCGCGACAGTTGGAAATGTTTTTACCGAAAGTTAACGAGCACAACAGGTTGGAATTGGATCTTCTAGATGcacacttgtttgcatttcctgAAGAAATATGTGAGACGAGCGGACTGGAGGTATTGAAACTTTGTACAGACCACATACACTCTATACCCGAAGGCATTGCCAAACTGAGGAAACTAGAAGAACTTTATTTGCATACAAGTGATTACCACAATTCCAGAACTTCCTACTTCTCATGGCGGCTTGCAGCCATTGGTGTCCAGGAGGTCCCAActgttgtttctcttcttccatgtctcaaggttttgtctgtgtgtggtaacCGTCGCAAtccattgctgtttgatgagctaatgtcatgtcaactgcCCAGTACTCTTGTGGAAGTGGAAATGGTGGCATGTGGTTTGGCACAAGCAACTTTGTCTATGATCTGCAACAATGTGAAACTGTGCAAA TTTGGGAGCTGGGATG AAGTCAAAATTGAGGAAGTCGACATATCAGGAACTTCAGTCACTCATCTTCCTAAGGAATTTGTCTTTAGCTCCAAACTTAAGAAATTGAGCGTTTATGGATGCCCATTAGTGTTTCCACCCATTGAAGTGTGCAACCAAGGCATTCGTGTTATAAGAGAATATTTCCGTGAGCTGGATAAGGTGGGTGGAGTGCGACGTGCCAGAATAAAGATTCTAGTGATGGGAACTACAATGGCAGGAAAAACAAGCTTCGTTGAAGCACTGGAGAGTGGTAAACCATTTCTGGCAGAAGCCGATAAGAGAACTATAGGGGTAGTAGAAAAAGTGATGAAGCTGGATGATAAAATAGAATGCAAACTCCTTGACAGTGGTGGCCATAGAGCGTACATGCTAACTAACCAGCTGTTCATCAGTGACAATTCATTggtattgattgttgttgacagCAATCAGTATAAGTTTACTCAACAATGTTTTCGAcaaaatattgcagatttcCTGCAAGTCGTGTAtgacagaaacagcagagctCACATTGCTATTGTTGTGAGTAAAGTTGATCTGATGGTCGACAcgtcaagagaagaaatgagtagaaagtggagtgaacatctgcacactcgTCTACGTCAATTCTTGAAGATCAGACAAGCTGAGATTGATCGAATGAAACGAATCATTGCAACTGGTGGTTCTCCAAAGAACAAATACGTATCAGAACGTCTTCACTTTTTTGACTTTCAGCGAATaactgttgaagaaaatgTGCTATTGACGAGTGCAGCTACACACGAGGGTGTGGTCAGTGTGAAGGTTCATCTAAGAGAACTGTGTGGTAATGAAAGGCTGATGCCTTCACTGCACACAGAGCTGCCGTCATCATGGGTAACTGTAGAAGACAAGTTGATTACACGACAAGCTGACACGTCTGTCCCCATTCTAGATGTCTCTTATGCAATGCGACTGTGTGTAGAGCACGGACTGACAGAAGAAAGCTGTCGTGAGTTGCTAAACTACCTGAACCAGGTAGGAAGCATTCTGTATTACTCTCATGACCCGACTTTAGCAGAAATTCTCTTTCCTGTACCACCATTTGTGGTCACTTTACTTAAGGCTGTTTTCAGACATGATCACGAATCTTTAGAATATGATGATCGGTTTATTGGGGTAGATGTAGGTCTTCAGAAGTTTGAGGAGATGAAAAGTGATCTTGTTTTTAATGGCATTGCTAGGATATCTATGCTGCTGGCACTGTGGAGTGAGTTCGATCTTACTGCAGATCGTCATGTTGACGTGTTTATTAAGCTTTTTCTTGCTCTCGACTTTGGTTATCTAACTGGCTCATCAGATGATGTAGTTCAGGAACTGGCACACGCTCTGGGAAGACGTCAGATCACTTTAGCTCCGCCAAGTAGCACCAACCCGACATCAGATTCATCTGGTCACACAATAGAACAAAATCGTCATcaagagcaaacagacagttgccAAGTGATTTCTAAGCTAAAACAACATGATGGTGGcttgttgttgccatggttACTCAATGATGAGAAACCAGAGGATGTTAGTGACCTTTGGCCTCTAGATATCCCACATGGAGTCATACAAGTTGCAGTGGAATACTCATTTGCATATGAACGTCCATTGGGTTTGTTTGAACGACTGTCTGCTCGTTGCCATCGTCACTCCAATTTTATTCGTCACTGGAGCAGTGGACTGCTGATGTGTTATGGTGCAGTGACTTTGCTTATCAATTGCAGCAAGAATACTTCACGTGGCTCTATATGTCTCAGTGGTAGAGTAGTCAAGTCACATCACAGTGTTGGCAGATTGTGGCATGTTCTTCttcgttgtgtgtcagacatGGAGGATCTTCTCCGGTCTGTTCCTGGTGTTCTCCCTGATAGATTCATCTACAGTGGAAGTTCTTCTACAAGTACAAAGTCTCCCCTCAATCGATGTATCTATTTGATACCAGATGAAACATGGGGACCATTTGCAGTAGACACTGTAGCTGGAAGATGGAGTGCAGAGATGGTAAAGCATGAGCAAGCAATAAAAGAAG TGTGTCCAAGTGTAAAGAATGGCATTCCTCTTTCTCAAGTCTTGTCCTCTACACATGCAACTCCAGTAAATCAAACGGATCTCGACAAGATAGCAGTAGATATTGGAGAGACCTGGCGTGACCTAAAAAGTATCATATTTGGTTCTGACCAGTCTACGTTATCAAAGCTACAGCAAAACATTTCTGACTCCAGTTTTGACCAGCCACCGGCGTTCCGCATATTAAGTGAGTGGTTAGAGTTAAGAGGCAACCAACTGATGGTatgtgaattgtatgatgctctACTTGTTGCTCGCATTCCATCTGAACCTCAAAAGCATTTGAGTTACTTGATGTTGCCTGATGCAGCAACTGAGAAGACGACTCCACCTGGTGACTCTGACAGGGTCACTCCACTCATCAAAGAAATAGTAGCCGAAAGTGTTGGACATTGTTGGCATGAACTAGGTATATACCTTGGTGTTTCAGAAGGAGTGCTAAGGGAATGTGACCAACCAATTTACATGTTGAAAGCGAAATCACGTAAAGTTTTGTCAGCCTGGACAGATCAAAACCAACATGCTACAGTTCAGCAGTTGTTGGTCGCTTGTGATAAAGCTGGAGTGGGAGGAATAGTCAGGAGAGAGATTGAATCTAAGCTTGGCACAAACTGA
- the LOC134185228 gene encoding poly [ADP-ribose] polymerase 2-like, producing the protein RLNGQTVCFTKCQLIERYVKTTHAKTHHPYTLDVLGVFFIDKKSTFIDICNRQLLWHGSRPTDWVGILSEGLKIAAPEAPVTGYMFGKGVYFADICSKSANCCFATRSKNVGLLLLCDVRLASSNDLLAADYDADQLLRGKQSVMGKGRIAPDPGNIHTMSDGCVVPLGPTCDTKVHNSHGYTLDCNEYVIYDVKQIKMRYLVKLRFNFK; encoded by the exons CGattgaatggacagacagtatGCTTCACTAAATGTCAG cTTATCGAGCGTTACGTTAAAACAACACACGCCAAGACTCACCATCCATACACTCTGGATGTCCTTGGCGTTTTCTTTATCGACAAGAAGTCGACATTCATCGACATCTGCAACAG GCAGCTCTTATGGCATGGCTCTAGGCCGACCGATTGGGTTGGCATTCTGAGTGAAGGTCTCAAGATTGCAGCCCCAGAAGCACCAGTCACAGGCTACATG tttggAAAAGGTGTCTATTTTGCTGATATCTGTTCAAAGAGTGCGAACTGTTGTTTTGCTACTCGCTCGAAAAACGTCGGTCTTCTTCTACTTTGTGATGTTCGTTTAGCGTCGTC GAATGATTTGTTAGCTGCAGATTATGATGCAGATCAGCTGCTGCGTGGAAAGCAGAGTGTTATGGGGAAAGGAAGGATTGCACCTGATCCAGGGAATATACACACAAT GTCTGATGGTTGTGTCGTTCCTCTCGGTCCAACTTGTGATACCAAAGTACATAACTCACACGGCTACACACTCGACTGCAACG AGTACGTCATATATGATGTGAAGCAG ATCAAGATGCGTTATCTGGTGAAACTGAGATTCAATTTCAAGTAG